The Blochmannia endosymbiont of Camponotus sp. genomic interval TTAATTTGATTAAATATTAATAAATTAAAACTAGTAACAATTTCACATATAACTGTTGTATATATTTGATATAGCCTTTTATTTTCGTATATTTACATAATTATAGTCTGCTGTATATTATAACATAATAGAGTTCTGTGTTTATGATAAAAAGAGTAGGAGTATTAACAAGCGGCGGGGATTCTCCAGGAATGAATGCCGCTATTCGAGGTGTAGTGCGGGCAGGTCTTTCTGAAGGACTAGAAGTATATGGAATACATGACGGTTATTTAGGATTATTTCAAGATCGAATGATACAATTGAGTCGTCGTAGTGTTTCAGACATAATAAATCGCGGTGGAACTTTTCTTGGTTCTGCTCGTTTTCCTGAATTTAAAGAAGATGCCACTAGAACAATAGTTATCAATAATATCAATCAACGTAGCCTCGATGCTCTCATAATCATTGGAGGAGATGGATCTTATTTAGGCGCTAAGAGATTGAGTGATATAGGATTTCCTTGTATCGGATTGCCTGGGACTATTGATAACGATGTTGCTGGAACTGATTACACCATTGGTTATTTTACAGCTTTAGAAACAATTGTTGATGCAATTGATAGATTGCGTGACACATCTTCTTCGCATCAACGTATTTCTATTGTAGAGGTAATGGGGCGTTGTTGCGGTGATTTGACTATGGCGGCAGCAATAGCTGGGGGATGTGAATTTATTGTAGTCCCTGAAGTAAAATTTAACCCACAAGATCTAGTAAACGAAATTAAATCTGGTATTTCTAAAGGGAAAAAACATGCAATAGTAGCTATTACAGAACGTATTTGTAATGTATTTTATTTAGCGCGATATATTGAAGAAAAGACTGGTAGAGAGACTCGTGCTACCGTTTTAGGATATATCCAACGTGGAGGCAAACCTGTTGCATATGATCGTATTCTAGCGTCTCGGATGGGAGCATATTCTATTGATCTGTTATTAAAAGGTTATGTAGGACGCTGTATTGGGGTACAAAATGAAAAATTGGTACATCACGATATTAACGATGCTATACAACATATGCAACGTCCATTCCGTCGGGATTTATTGAGAACAGCCAAAAAACTATTTTAAATTATTTATAATTATCACAAATAACTTATTTCTTAAATAATACTATCATTTATATAATCTGATTATGTATAGCTTATTCAAATCATCACTTATTTAGTTTTTTGAACTGTTAATATCGTTATTTGTTATCAACAATGTATTATATTAGCATATTTCCGAAATATTGTTAATCAGGATATGGTTTCTTATGTTTTTCAGCAGTTTGTACAATCATAGAAAAACTATTCGCGTTTAAAGAAGCGGCTCCTACTAATACACCATCAATATCTTTTTGATCAAAAAATTGAATAACATTTTCTGGTGTGACAGAACCTCCATACTGAATCGTTATGTTGTCAGCTATAGATGCGTCATAACTTGCAATATAATCCCGGATTGATTTATGAACTAATTGCACGTTTTCTGGAGATGCGCTAACACCACTTCCTATAGCCCATATAGGTTCATAAGCAATAACTGAATTCTTAAATGCTTCTATACCGAGTAATTTAATGACTGTTTTAATTTGATTAATACACACTGACTGTGTGTATCCAGAATCGTATTCTTTTTTATTTTCTCCTATACATAAAATAGGAATTAATCCAACTTTTTTTATGATAAAAAATTTTTTAGCAATATCTGCATCATTTTCTTTATGATGTATTCTCCGTTCAGAATGGCCTATCAGAGCATATCGTGTGTTAAGATCTTGTAACATTTCTGCTGAAATATCGCCGGTAAACGCTCCAGATAAATGAATATCAACATTTTGAGCGCATAACTGAATATGACTATTCAATAAATAACGCTTAACCACATCTAAATACATCACAGGAGGAGCTATAGCTACACTACATTTAGAAATATTATAAAATTCATTAACTAATGCAATAGTTAAATTAGTTATAGTATTTTTATTGCCATTTAATTTCCAGTTTCCTATTACCAATAAACGCCTCACATCATCTCTCCTATAGAAATACTTCATAATAATAATGTATGATGAGCAATCAATGTTTAATTCGCATTAAACAATATAATACTATGTATTACACGACTAGCATGTATATACTTAAAAAAATGCGTAATTGTGCATTGCAACATGCTGGTATTATAAAAGATGCACGATAATAGATAGTTTTGTAACATACTGTCAGTTACAATTGTAATATATGATCACCGTGTTTATATTACCAATAACGTTCTTGAGTAACATGACCTGGTTTACATCGTAAATGATCTTTCATTCCGTATTTTTTATTCAATATTTCCTTAGTATCCTGTATCATTTGTGGATTTCCGCATAACATCACGTGACTATTGTTAATATCCAATTGTAATCCTACTTTTTTTTCTAAAGAGTCATTTTTTATCAAAGCAGGTATACGTCCAAAAAGTGAACTAGACGATTCTTCTTGACTTATGATTGTTTGCACATGTAATTTACCATTATAAAAGCTTTGTAATTTTCTTATTTGAGATAAATAATTTAAATTTTTAGAAAACCTCACTGCATGTACTAATACAATATTTGAAAATTGACACAATCTTTTATCATGATCTTCGAGTATTGATAAATATGGGCCAATCCCTGTCCCGCTAGCCAACATCCATAAATTTTTACAATTTGGAATTTCATTGAGTATGAAACGTCCGTATGCTTTTTTAGTAAGCATCAGAGTATCACCGGGACGTAAAGTACATAACAATGGGGTACATTTCCCTTTTAATACAGTAGCTATGTAAAATTCTAGATTTGGATTATGCGGAGCATTAAGATATGAATAAGCACGTTGTACGATTATATTATTTATCTTGATCCCTATTTTAGTAAATTGCCCAGCGACAAATGTATTTACTGGAGCTCGTACAATAAGACTAAACAACTGATCTGTCCAATTTTTTATATTAATAATTTTTCCGATGACCCATGTAGACATAAAATTTACCCGTATTCAGTTATATTCAATATTTAATCGTATTAAGTAACTTCATTGGTATAATCAGAATCAGTATTGAAATTTATATCCATTATTATCTACCCCTTAAAAACTAACACAAGATTTCGACATAAAAATTTTATCTAAAAAAAATCAACATAAGAATATCCGTAATTATTAACTATTCGATGGAATGTAATTTTATGACATTAAAACAATAGTACATTTAATCAGATATTTTAACATCGCAATTTTCATAAAAATCATTCTATGTAAAAGCTCTTTTATTTATAAAACCAAACACTACAAATAACGTAGCAACAACCATTATAGCGATACTACTTATATAGTAGTAATATTTTTTAATTATATTCGTCACAACATGTATGAACTAATCTATAGCGATTTAGAATTTAAGTTACTCAAATCAATGTTACTTTAATAATTTGATTATTTTTTGAAAATATATTTTCATTATATAAATAATTGTAGTTGTAATTTTTATAAGCTTTACTACCATAAAGATCGTACATTACTATTTATATTAATAAATACATGACAATTTATGTTAGTTTTTAATAAAACTTACAGTCATAAATAAAAACATACGTATTCTGATCGCCCTGAACAACAACTATGTTGCATACTTGTTTCAAATTTAGTTTATTGAATATAATAGTTGATTTAAAGCGATTATAAATGTGCATAATACCTTATAAAACTCATTGTTGTAATTTACAACTAACTATATGTTTCCAGAAAACACATAAGACTGCGTATTGATTAGATAAAAACATCTATTATCATATAATTGTATATGTTGTATTTATGAAAAAACGCGACTATAAGTAGCGTATATTGTATTTGCTACATTTATACATATTATGAAATGGATATTTATTAGTACCCTATATTCAATTTTAAAAATTCAACAATTATTATTCTATCAAAACTTATTACATAAAGTAAATATTTGTATTATTTGATGAGATTAGGGTATTGTACGTTTGTGAATATAAATATATATACTCACGTGGTTGTATATACAATTTCAATAGATTATTTGTAATGATAAACATCAAAAAATAGTTTGAATTGTTATCAGAATAGATACCGATGTGTAAGATATAGCAAAATTTTTTATTTCAACCATATATAAGTAAGAATTTTATTAAATTGTTGCTAATATATTAGCAACAATAGGTCATGAATTACTTTTGTCATTTAATAGTGTCGCTGTAAGTACAGCAATAAATATTATGAATTTTGTATAAAATTTATCACGAACATGTATTTAAATAGATCAAATATACAATAATAATTTTAATGAATAGAAATATTTAGTTATATATGAACGTACAAACATCATAACCTATTAAGCGCATAAAATAAATTTATAATTTATGTTTATTATGATAACATATCAGTTTATCAGAAACATGAATATTTAGTTGATATCAGAATATATTATGAAGAAAAATGTGCATCCAAAATACAACGAAATATCTGCATATTGCTCGTGTGGAAATGTTATTAATACTAAATCTACTTTAACTCGAAACTTAAATATAGATGTGTGTAATTTGTGTCATCCATTTTATACAGGTACACAACGTATACTAGATACACGTGGGCGTGTAAACATTTTTAATAAACGCTTTAATCTTTCTATTAATGCTGATTTTTTACCGATTGACAAAAAATTGAATAAAAAATAAATATAGGTCTTACTTATATATAAGAACACAATGCAACATCATAGTCATTCATGCTATACTTTAATAGAAAAAGTAAACATGAGTACATTAAGTTTCATGGGGGAATTGATTCATATCAATATATATGTAGATTTTAGTTATTACCAGTAATTTATATGTAGTATATACTGTGGTTAGATAAAACTACATTAAATCTGGTTAATAAAAATATTTTCGTACACATAGAAGATTTCTATACTTATAAAGTATCAGTATTTTTTAGAAATATAGGTTAGTTTAATTATTATTATGAATATAAAGAAATCCACAATTAGCGTTAGAAGTGGTTTAAATAGCGACGCACAACATGGATGTGTTGTGCCTCCTATTACTCTTTCAACTACTTATAATTTTTTTGGATTAAATCAGCCTCGTCCTTATGATTATTCACGACGCAAAAATCCTACACGTGATGTAGCTCAGCAAACTTTATCAGATTTAGAATATGGAAAAAGCGCGATCATGACAAGTAGTGGCATGTCTGCTATTTATTTGATATGTTCTGCTTTGCTTGAACCAAACGATTTATTAATAGCGCCTTATGATTGCTATGGAGGTACTTATCGATTATTGGATGCATTAAACAAAAAAGGTGTATGCAAAGTACTATTTATTGACCAAAATGATACACAGATTTTATTAAAATCGTTAACATATAAACCTAAATTAATTTTCATAGAAACTCCAAGTAACCCTATGCTCCGAATAGTAGATATCCATACTCTTTGCAATTTCCAAAAAGATATCTTATATGTTGTAGATAATACATTTATGACTCCAGTATTTCAAAATCCATTAATTTTAGGTGCAGATTTAGTAGTACATTCTTGTAGTAAGTATTTGAATGGACATTCGGATTTAATAGCAGGAGTAGTAATATCTAAGGATACATACATTTCGGAAAAATTAACTTGGTGGGGCAACACTCTTGGTATTACTGGAAGTGCCTTTGATAGTTATCAGTTGTTGCGTGGTATGCGTACTTTAATGCCGCGTGTTTATCAACAACAAAATAATACCAAAAACATTATTGCTTTTTGTCAAAAACAACCCCAAATCAATGCATTATATTATCCGGGATTACCCACTCACCCTGGGTATAACATTGTTTGTAAGCAACAAAGCGGATTTGGATCGATATTTAGTTTCGAGCTTAAGGGTACTAAAACCGTTTTAATACAATTTTTACGATCATTAAAGTTATTTACATTAGCAGAATCGTTCGGGGGGGTAGAAAGTTTAATTGCTCATCCAGCCACTATGACGCATGCTGCTATGCCAGAGCATGCTAGAAAACGCGCTGGAATCAGTGATATGCTGCTTCGTGTTTCAGTAGGACTAGAAGATAGCGACGATCTTATTACTGATTTAGAACAGGCATTTTCATCAATACAATGATGATCTCGCCATACTATTATGTCTATTGTTAATCAGTTTTATTATTAACAAACATTAATGGACGCGTTATTATAAAGTTTTATTTATTAATTAAGCAATCACAAAGTTCATATATGCAGTTAATATTTTAAATAGCCTTTATGTTTAATTAATGAAACGTTTTCTATCGTGGATCTATCTGCGATAGAAATTGAAATAATAATTTATTGCGCTAATGTAATATATAACGAAATATTTTATCAATGAGTAACATTCGTTAAAATACCCATCATACAGCTTTTTTTAGATTATTAATCTCAATGATTAATTATGTAATGATGATTTTTATTTTAAAAATAGTGTATGGTCTATATAATAGATATATCTCTATAAGCATCTATTTTATAGCTTCAAGAGGGAAACATGAGCATGTTCCATGCCACCCAACAAGCGATATTAAATCAATATCTAGCTGAATTACAAGGAAATATTAATGTTTCATTTGAATTTTTTCCTCCACGTACCGATGAAATGGAACAAATATTATGGAAAACTATAAACAAGTTAAGCACATTGAATCCTATTTTTGTTTCTGTAACATACAGCGCTCACTCTGGAACACGAAATTATACTGATAAAACGATTAAAGACATAAAAAAACGTACTGGATTAATAGCAGCTCCTCATTTAACATGTATTAACGAAACCCCTCAAGCATTACAAATTATTGCTCAAGAATATTGGAATAATGGTATTCATAATATAGTTGCATTAAGAGGCGATCAAATGAAAAAAACCTATCAATCGTCTATGTATGCTGCTGATTTAGTATGTTTATTAAAAAAAATTGGGAATTTTGATATTGCAGTAGCTGCTTATCCAGAAGTACATCCAGAAGCAAAAAACGCGCAATCAGATTTAATTAATTTAAAGAAAAAAATAGATGCCGGTGCGAATCGAGCAATCACTCAATTTTTTTTTGATGTAGAACAATATCTAAGATTTAGAGATCTTTGTGTGTCTGTTGGGATTGATATAGAAATTATTCCTGGAATATTGCCTATCTTTAATTTTCGTCAACTACAGCAGTTTATCACTTTTACTAAAGTGAAGATACCGCATTGGATATATGTAATTTTTCATGGATTAGATCACGACTTAGAAACACAGAAAATGATTGGAACATTTGTAGCAATAGACATGATCAGAGTCTTGCTTAAGGAAGGAGTAAGAAACTTTCATTTCTATACTCTTAATAGATCAGATTTAACATATGCAATATGTCATACTTTGGGAATAAAAAATAAAAAAATATAATATATGAGCAATATTTTAAAAAATTAATTAAATGATTACGTCCATCACAAATCATAATTTAAACATGATAAATTTACTTCTTAGATTCTTTTAAATATATGTATATCGAAGAGCTGAATTTTCAAATAAATAATAAATATTGTATTAGATTCATGATCAGTCAAATATATTATATATGTTTTATGCGCATTGTATAATCAAACTATATACAACATTTTTTGATGGAAAATAATAGAACTTCAAAGAATATATAGTTATAGATGTTATCATTACAATACGAAGGATAAGGATCAACATAGTATTTATAAACATGAAAAGATTTTCGAATAAAAAATATATACTCTATATTAAAAGATAGTATTAAAAATCATAGATTACATTACGTACGTATTCAATTTATGACCATTTTATATATGGTGTATAAATTAAATAATTAATAAAAAATATATGACTTATCTTAAAAATACACACAAACAACCAACAATTTTAATATTAGACTCTGGGGTAGGTGGCTTATCTATTTATACTGCGATACGAAAATT includes:
- the tpiA gene encoding triose-phosphate isomerase; this encodes MRRLLVIGNWKLNGNKNTITNLTIALVNEFYNISKCSVAIAPPVMYLDVVKRYLLNSHIQLCAQNVDIHLSGAFTGDISAEMLQDLNTRYALIGHSERRIHHKENDADIAKKFFIIKKVGLIPILCIGENKKEYDSGYTQSVCINQIKTVIKLLGIEAFKNSVIAYEPIWAIGSGVSASPENVQLVHKSIRDYIASYDASIADNITIQYGGSVTPENVIQFFDQKDIDGVLVGAASLNANSFSMIVQTAEKHKKPYPD
- the metF gene encoding methylenetetrahydrofolate reductase gives rise to the protein MSMFHATQQAILNQYLAELQGNINVSFEFFPPRTDEMEQILWKTINKLSTLNPIFVSVTYSAHSGTRNYTDKTIKDIKKRTGLIAAPHLTCINETPQALQIIAQEYWNNGIHNIVALRGDQMKKTYQSSMYAADLVCLLKKIGNFDIAVAAYPEVHPEAKNAQSDLINLKKKIDAGANRAITQFFFDVEQYLRFRDLCVSVGIDIEIIPGILPIFNFRQLQQFITFTKVKIPHWIYVIFHGLDHDLETQKMIGTFVAIDMIRVLLKEGVRNFHFYTLNRSDLTYAICHTLGIKNKKI
- the pfkA gene encoding 6-phosphofructokinase, yielding MIKRVGVLTSGGDSPGMNAAIRGVVRAGLSEGLEVYGIHDGYLGLFQDRMIQLSRRSVSDIINRGGTFLGSARFPEFKEDATRTIVINNINQRSLDALIIIGGDGSYLGAKRLSDIGFPCIGLPGTIDNDVAGTDYTIGYFTALETIVDAIDRLRDTSSSHQRISIVEVMGRCCGDLTMAAAIAGGCEFIVVPEVKFNPQDLVNEIKSGISKGKKHAIVAITERICNVFYLARYIEEKTGRETRATVLGYIQRGGKPVAYDRILASRMGAYSIDLLLKGYVGRCIGVQNEKLVHHDINDAIQHMQRPFRRDLLRTAKKLF
- the metB gene encoding cystathionine gamma-synthase, whose translation is MNIKKSTISVRSGLNSDAQHGCVVPPITLSTTYNFFGLNQPRPYDYSRRKNPTRDVAQQTLSDLEYGKSAIMTSSGMSAIYLICSALLEPNDLLIAPYDCYGGTYRLLDALNKKGVCKVLFIDQNDTQILLKSLTYKPKLIFIETPSNPMLRIVDIHTLCNFQKDILYVVDNTFMTPVFQNPLILGADLVVHSCSKYLNGHSDLIAGVVISKDTYISEKLTWWGNTLGITGSAFDSYQLLRGMRTLMPRVYQQQNNTKNIIAFCQKQPQINALYYPGLPTHPGYNIVCKQQSGFGSIFSFELKGTKTVLIQFLRSLKLFTLAESFGGVESLIAHPATMTHAAMPEHARKRAGISDMLLRVSVGLEDSDDLITDLEQAFSSIQ
- a CDS encoding ferredoxin--NADP(+) reductase, producing MSTWVIGKIINIKNWTDQLFSLIVRAPVNTFVAGQFTKIGIKINNIIVQRAYSYLNAPHNPNLEFYIATVLKGKCTPLLCTLRPGDTLMLTKKAYGRFILNEIPNCKNLWMLASGTGIGPYLSILEDHDKRLCQFSNIVLVHAVRFSKNLNYLSQIRKLQSFYNGKLHVQTIISQEESSSSLFGRIPALIKNDSLEKKVGLQLDINNSHVMLCGNPQMIQDTKEILNKKYGMKDHLRCKPGHVTQERYW
- the rpmE gene encoding 50S ribosomal protein L31, whose amino-acid sequence is MKKNVHPKYNEISAYCSCGNVINTKSTLTRNLNIDVCNLCHPFYTGTQRILDTRGRVNIFNKRFNLSINADFLPIDKKLNKK